The uncultured Sphaerochaeta sp. genome includes the window TCGTACAGCGGGGTGAGTACCGATTCATTCATCAAGAAAATTACCGTACAAAAAATCAGCAAGGAAGGCCTTGCCTCTCTTGCACCAACCCTGCTCTGTATGGCAGAACAGGAACAGCTGGGTGCTCACCGGAGTGCGGTTGCAGTTCGTTTGGGAGGAGAGAGATGAGAGAGTTGCTGAGAAAGAATATTGCCAATCTGACCCCGTACAGCTGTGCACGTAATGATTTTACCGGGAAAGCCGAGGTCTATCTCGATGCGAATGAGAATTGGCAGGACTTTGTCGAGAAAGCCGATGCAAACCGCTATCCAGACCCACTTTCGGTTTCGGTACGCAAAAAGGTCGAAGAGGTGCTTGGTCTTCCTTTTTCGAAGACCGTTTTGGGCAATGGCAGTGATGAGTTGATCGACAATCTGTTACGTTGTTTCTGTGAACCAGGAAAGGACTCAATCTTGCTCATGCCCCCCACCTATGGTGCATACAAGGTATTTGCAGACATCAATGATGTTGGAGTCTCCACCGTTCCCTTGACCCCTTCCTTTGGAATTGATTTTCCTGCACTCTCTCAGTTCCTGCAGCAGGAGAAGGAGAACAGAAATGGTGTTGGTAGACTGAAGGTTCTCTTTATCTGCAGCCCGAACAACCCCAGTGGAAATGCATTCCCCCTCAGCGAGGTGAGGAAGGTGTGTGAACTTTTTGATGGCATTACCGTGGTTGATGAAGCCTATTATGATTTCAGCGACAAGGAGAGTGCGGCCAAGTTGTTGGATTCCTTCCCTAATCTGGTGGTGCTGAGGACCCTCTCCAAGTGCTGGGCTCTTGCCAGTGCGAGGGTTGGTATTGCGGTGGCTGACGAGGAGATGGTATCAGTCTTCAGAAGTATGAAGTACCCCTATAACCTCGGAACTCCGAGTCAGGAGTTGGCACTCAAGGCTCTTGGCAATGCTGGTGAGGTAGAGAAGGGGCTTCGTCTTATCAAGGAAGAGAGGCTACGTTTGGAAGAGAAGTTGAAAACGCTTGCATGTGTTAGAACGGTCTTTCCCAGTGATGCGAACTTCTTTCTTGTGCGGGTTTCTGATGCCCTCTCGATCTACCACTATCTTGCAGGGCTGGGTATCATCGTACGTAATCGAAGTAAAGAACTGCACTGTGAAAACTGCCTGAGAGTTACCATAGGAAGCAGGAAAGAGAATGACAGACTGCTGGCAGCATTGGCAGCATACAAGGAGCACGAAGATGCATAAGCGAGTACTGTTTTTGGATCGTGACGGAATCATCGTTGAGGAAATGCAGGTAGATAGCCTGGAGAAGATACGCTACATCCCAGGGGTGTTTGGTGCCCTCTCCCGCCTAAGGAAGGATGGGAGCTGGTATTTTGCCATGGTGAGTAACCAGGATGGGGTTGGAACTCCTTCCTTCCCCAAGGAAGCCTTTGAGATTCCCCACCAGAGAATCATGGAGACACTGAATGGGGAGGGCATTACCTTTGATGCCGAGCATATAGATTACTCACTACCTGAGGATAACTGCCCGGGAAGGAAGCCTGAGATTGGAATGCTCACTGAGTACATGGATGGAAGCTACGACCTTGAGCACTCAATTATGATCGGGGATCGACTTACGGATGTACAACTTGCGAAGAACCTTGGATGCAAGGCAATCTGGTTCGCCGAGGAATCAAGAGCAGATGAGTTGGGTGAGGAACTCAAGGAGGTCTGTATCCTGGTCAGCGACAACTGGGCTGCCATTGCATCCTTCCTTCTTGATGAGCACAATCTCTATCCACGTACTGCACGATTGGAAAGAAAAACAAAAGAGACGGAGATCTCACTTAAGCTGAATCTTGATGGAGGATCACTTGGTTCCATCCACACCCACATTCCTTTCTTTGACCATATGCTGGAACAGGTACTACGCCACAGTGGTTGTGACTTGGACCTCCACGCACATGGTGATCTTGTGGTGGATGAACACCACACGGTGGAAGATGTGGGTATCGCCTTGGGTGGGGCATTCCGTGAAGCTTTGGGTGATAAACGGGGTATAAATCGTTATGGTGCTGAGATCCTTCCCATGGATGAGGTGCTTGCCCAGGTGGCAATGGATTTTTCCGGACGACCGTATCTCCAGTGGGATGTTTCCTTCAAACGAGAGTATATAGGGACATTCCCCACTGAAATGGTTGAGCACTTTTTCAAATCTTTCAGCGATAGTGCAGGATGTAATCTTTCGCTCAAGGTAAGCGATGGAAACGCTCACCACCAGTGTGAGGCACTATTCAAGGCTTTTGCACGGGCTATCAAAGAGGCAGTGCATCGAAACCCATATTCGATGGAACTGCCTACAACCAAGGGGATGCTATGAATATCGCAATCGTGAAGTATAATGCGGGGAATACCCGCTCAGTACTCTGTGCACTTCACCGCCTTGGCTATGAAGCAGAGGTTACTGATGACCCAACAAGACTGGCAACTGCCGACAAGGTAATATTCCCTGGGGTAGGGGAAGCCTCCACGGCAATGGCTTACCTTCGTGAGAAAGGGCTCGATGCGGTCCTTACCTCCCTGAAACAACCCTTCTTGGGGATTTGCCTGGGAATGCAACTGATGTGTGCCACCAGTGAGGAGCATGACACCCAGACACTTGGTATTTTCCCCATACCAACGCGTAAGTTTTCCCTTTCCCCTGAGTATAAGATTCCACACATGGGATGGAATACACTCCAGTGCAGGGATGACCGGTTGTTCTTAGGTTTGAAGGAAGAGGCTTGGTGCTATTTTGTACATAGCTATTATGTTCCCCTCTGTGAAGCAACCATTGCAAGCACGGAGTATGGCGGGAAGGTGTTCTCCTCAGTACTGCACAAGGATAACTACTACGGTTGCCAGTTCCACCCTGAGAAGAGTGGGGATGTAGGAGAACAGTTGCTGAGAACATTTTTGGAGGAGATTTAATGCATATCATCCCTGCTATCGATATTATTGATGGAAAAGCAGTCCGCCTCACCCAAGGCGACTATGCATCGAAAAAGATTTATGCTTCTGATCCACTTGATCTTGCAAAGCAGTTCGAGGATGCCAATCTTCGTTATTTGCATGTTGTGGACCTTGATGGGGCTAAGGGGAAAGGCATTGTCAATCTGAAGAGTCTTGAACGTATTGCCAGCAATACCAATCTGATCATCGACTTTGGTGGGGGGATCAAACGAAGTGAGGACCTTGAAGCAGCATTTTCCAGTGGGGCGAGCAAGGTTACCTGTGGTTCTGTTGCCGTGAAGAATCCCTCTCTGTTGATCTCCTGGATTGAGGAATTCGGCTGTGATCGCTTGATCCTTGGAGCCGATGCCAAGAATGGAATGGTCCAGAGTGCGGGGTGGACTGAAGGGAGTGACCAGGAAGTTGCAGCCTTCATCGACCTGTACCGTAGTCAGGGCCTCTATCAGGTAATCTGTACAGATATTGCCAAGGATGGAATGCTCAGTGGCCCCTCAATTGACCTGTATCGTACACTTTTAAAAGATCGAGACGATCTTCATCTCATTGCATCAGGTGGTATAACCACCCTGCAGGACCTACATGACTTACAGGAAGCAGGCTTATCGGGGGCGATCATCGGTAAGGCAATCTATGAAGGCAAAATTACCATCGAAGAGCTTGCAGCCTTCGGGGAGGAATAGTATGTTGGCAAAACGAATCATTCCCTGTCTTGATGTGCGTGATGGACGTACGGTAAAAGGGGTCAACTTCGTGAACTTGCGTGATGCGGGGGATGCAGTGGAACTTGCTCAGGCCTATAGCCGCTGCGGCGCTGATGAGCTTACCTTCCTTGATATCACAGCAACGGTGGAGAACCGTTCAACGTTCCGTTCCTTGGTAAGGAGTATTGCCGACCATATCGGCATTCCTTTTACCGTTGGTGGTGGCATCAGGAATGAGGCAGACGTGGCCTCTCTCCTTGACAGCGGCGCCGACAAGATCTCCATCAATAGCCAGGCCGTGGCAAAACCGGATGTCATCGATGAGCTCGCTCTGCGTTTTGGCAGTCAATGTGTGGTCTGTGCCATCGATGCAAGAAGGAATCCTGCCTTTGACAATGGAGCTGAGGAAGGTTGGGAGGTATACGTCCATGGCGGGAGAAAAGGAACTGGGATAGATGTTATCTCCTGGGCGAAGGAAGCCTACAGCAGGGGAGCAGGAGAAATTCTGCTTACCAGCATGGAACACGACGGAGTGAAGGGAGGGTTTGCTGTTGACCTGACCCGTCGAGTCTCTGAGGCGGTGGGAATTCCTGTCATCGCGAGTGGAGGGGCTGGGACGATGGAACATTTCCATGAAGTATTCACCGATGGCAAGGCCGACGCAGCATTGGCAGCCTCCATCTTTCATTTTCATGAAATTGATATCCCAGAGTTGAAGATTTTTCTTGAACAACATGGTATAACTATGCGTAAGTAGTAGTAAGGAGATGGATTATATGGCTCTTGATTTCGAAAAACAGGGTGGATTGGTTCCCGCAATTATCCAGGATTCTGTGACAAACAAGGTGTTGATGCTCGGTTATATGAGCGATGAGTCGCTCAAAATTACCCGTGACCGTGGGCTTGTCACCTTCTGGTCCAGAAGTCGCAATACGCTTTGGACGAAAGGCGAGACCAGTGGAAATTATCTTGAGGTCAGGGATATCATTGAGGATTGTGACCATGACACCCTCCTGATCAAGGCAATACCCACTGGACCGGTGTGCCACACTGGAAGTGATACCTGTTTTGCAGAAGAAAACAACCCTGAAAAAATTCCAGCAACCGACTTCTTATTCTACCTTGAGCAGGTTATCCATGACCGCCGTGAATTCCCCCAGGAAGGTTCATACACCAACCATCTTTTCAGTAGAGGCATCAACAAGATTGCACAGAAAGTAGGGGAAGAGGCAGTTGAGCTCATCATTGAAAGCAAGGATGACAACAAGGACCTGTTCCTCGGGGAAGCTGCAGACCTTCTCTACCACTTTTTAGTACTCCTTACCCAGAAGGAAGTACGGTTGAGTGAAGTTGTTGAGATTCTCAAGGGAAGACATAGTAGATAGTACAGCCACTTCCACCAAGAAAACCCCCGCCAATATAACATGAAGCGGGGGTTTGTTGTCTCCAATCATATATATGGAATTGAAGGTGAGCTACGATTTCCGTATACGTCTCTTGATAGCCCTTTCTGCCTGGATGATCAGCAGAGGGAGTACGGCTCCTGCAAGCACAAGCAGCCACTGTGTTGCATTGAGTGCCGTGGTGCCAAGCGCGTTGCTTAACAATGGTACATAAATAGCAATTAGCTGCAAGAGAACAGAAATGATGAGCGCAAAGATCAAAAACCGATTTCTCAGGATACCTCTATCGAGACCAAAGGATTCCTTTTCCCGAACGTTGAAGATATGTGCCAGCTGCCCAAAAGCCATGGTGGTGAAGGTGATGGTCTGTGCGACTCGTATCTCCCATCCCATAGCAAGGGAGAGCATAAAGACAGCG containing:
- the hisIE gene encoding bifunctional phosphoribosyl-AMP cyclohydrolase/phosphoribosyl-ATP diphosphatase HisIE, producing MDYMALDFEKQGGLVPAIIQDSVTNKVLMLGYMSDESLKITRDRGLVTFWSRSRNTLWTKGETSGNYLEVRDIIEDCDHDTLLIKAIPTGPVCHTGSDTCFAEENNPEKIPATDFLFYLEQVIHDRREFPQEGSYTNHLFSRGINKIAQKVGEEAVELIIESKDDNKDLFLGEAADLLYHFLVLLTQKEVRLSEVVEILKGRHSR
- the hisH gene encoding imidazole glycerol phosphate synthase subunit HisH, giving the protein MNIAIVKYNAGNTRSVLCALHRLGYEAEVTDDPTRLATADKVIFPGVGEASTAMAYLREKGLDAVLTSLKQPFLGICLGMQLMCATSEEHDTQTLGIFPIPTRKFSLSPEYKIPHMGWNTLQCRDDRLFLGLKEEAWCYFVHSYYVPLCEATIASTEYGGKVFSSVLHKDNYYGCQFHPEKSGDVGEQLLRTFLEEI
- the hisF gene encoding imidazole glycerol phosphate synthase subunit HisF, with the protein product MLAKRIIPCLDVRDGRTVKGVNFVNLRDAGDAVELAQAYSRCGADELTFLDITATVENRSTFRSLVRSIADHIGIPFTVGGGIRNEADVASLLDSGADKISINSQAVAKPDVIDELALRFGSQCVVCAIDARRNPAFDNGAEEGWEVYVHGGRKGTGIDVISWAKEAYSRGAGEILLTSMEHDGVKGGFAVDLTRRVSEAVGIPVIASGGAGTMEHFHEVFTDGKADAALAASIFHFHEIDIPELKIFLEQHGITMRK
- the hisC gene encoding histidinol-phosphate transaminase; this encodes MRELLRKNIANLTPYSCARNDFTGKAEVYLDANENWQDFVEKADANRYPDPLSVSVRKKVEEVLGLPFSKTVLGNGSDELIDNLLRCFCEPGKDSILLMPPTYGAYKVFADINDVGVSTVPLTPSFGIDFPALSQFLQQEKENRNGVGRLKVLFICSPNNPSGNAFPLSEVRKVCELFDGITVVDEAYYDFSDKESAAKLLDSFPNLVVLRTLSKCWALASARVGIAVADEEMVSVFRSMKYPYNLGTPSQELALKALGNAGEVEKGLRLIKEERLRLEEKLKTLACVRTVFPSDANFFLVRVSDALSIYHYLAGLGIIVRNRSKELHCENCLRVTIGSRKENDRLLAALAAYKEHEDA
- the hisB gene encoding bifunctional histidinol-phosphatase/imidazoleglycerol-phosphate dehydratase HisB, with amino-acid sequence MHKRVLFLDRDGIIVEEMQVDSLEKIRYIPGVFGALSRLRKDGSWYFAMVSNQDGVGTPSFPKEAFEIPHQRIMETLNGEGITFDAEHIDYSLPEDNCPGRKPEIGMLTEYMDGSYDLEHSIMIGDRLTDVQLAKNLGCKAIWFAEESRADELGEELKEVCILVSDNWAAIASFLLDEHNLYPRTARLERKTKETEISLKLNLDGGSLGSIHTHIPFFDHMLEQVLRHSGCDLDLHAHGDLVVDEHHTVEDVGIALGGAFREALGDKRGINRYGAEILPMDEVLAQVAMDFSGRPYLQWDVSFKREYIGTFPTEMVEHFFKSFSDSAGCNLSLKVSDGNAHHQCEALFKAFARAIKEAVHRNPYSMELPTTKGML
- the hisA gene encoding 1-(5-phosphoribosyl)-5-[(5-phosphoribosylamino)methylideneamino]imidazole-4-carboxamide isomerase; translated protein: MHIIPAIDIIDGKAVRLTQGDYASKKIYASDPLDLAKQFEDANLRYLHVVDLDGAKGKGIVNLKSLERIASNTNLIIDFGGGIKRSEDLEAAFSSGASKVTCGSVAVKNPSLLISWIEEFGCDRLILGADAKNGMVQSAGWTEGSDQEVAAFIDLYRSQGLYQVICTDIAKDGMLSGPSIDLYRTLLKDRDDLHLIASGGITTLQDLHDLQEAGLSGAIIGKAIYEGKITIEELAAFGEE